Below is a genomic region from Hyphomicrobiales bacterium.
CAAGATGGCCCTCCACAACGTCACCACTTGGGAGCAGTTTAAAAAGAGGCTGGGTTATAACGTTGGAAAGGACGTTATAACCAGCCATCACAGAAAACTGGTAACCGAGTTAGGAAAACCTAACAAGGTTTTCCAATTTGAAAACGAGGCCATCAAATATTTTGATGGAGTCTGGAAGGACTTGGTTGAGCCTGTGCTCCCAAAAGAAGTCCCGAAGGACAACTTTCAGGCTACCACTAAAGGGGCCTTAGTGAAGGAGGTGTGGGATGCAGCGGTAGAAGAATGCCGCAAAACCGCAAAGGAGGCCATCATAAAAGACCTCTTTATGAGTTCTTGTGGTCCCACCTTCAGGCTATGGCGGGATGAAACTCCAGCCCTCACAGCTCCCTTGGAGCAAGTGGTGGAGTTCGTCAAGAACGCCAAGGGATCCACGGGAGAAATAGCTCCCATTTCATTCAAAAGGCCGTTTGAGGCCAAAGAAAAAGAGGGCAACAAAAAGCCCAAAATTGAAAGGAGCCAGGGGCCTCCAACCCAGCAACCCCTACCATCAAAGAACAAGCCGACAAATCCGGCAAGTTCAAAAGAAGGGACCAAACCCACAAAAAAGGACTATGTGCCCAAATGCTTCAATTGTGATCAGAGGGGGCACAAAGTAGAAGAATGTCCTAAAGAAAAGGACCAAAAGAGGATTGACCAAAATATTGCTTTGGTCAAGAAGAAGAAGGAGGAGAAGAAGCTCCAGAAGGCAACTGGAGCATCAAGTAAGTCAATTTTTGACTTAGGTGCGATGGAGGAAATTCCTCCATTGGACCAAAATAGAATTTTAATTAATCCAGAAAAACTGGAAAAAGATTTAATTTTTGAAAATGGTAAATTAAAAACAATTTTAACCATTTCTCAGAAAAGACATAAAGCTGATGCCAAGGCTTGGATTGATACTGGAGCAGCAGTATCATTGATTTCAAAGAAATTTATAAATAAAAACACTTTTAAATCCTCCATTTGTAATGATGTTTTCCTTAAAGGAATTGCGGGAGCATCAAAAGTTAATAAAACTTTTCAAGGAATAGTGTCTATTTGTAATATAGACATTATGGTATCTCTGCTAGTATCAGATACCAATTTATTAAAAGATATAGATGTCCTAATAGGAATGGACATTTTAGGTGAGAAGTTGGGTTTAAATATACCCATCAAAGAAACACCTACCTTGTTTATTGTGCCAGCCACAGTACAAACTGGCCTAAGCACTCTGACTGAAGTAAGATCGACTTCTTCGCCAAGGGGCCATACCGAAAAGGCAAGTGCAAGGGCTTTAGGTCGTAGGAAGAGGAATTTGGACCGAAGTAAGATCGAGGGTTACCCGATTGACCCCCATACCGAAAAAGTCCTCACCTCAACTGAAGACTCAGTTATCTATAGAAGGCAGGCACATAAGAAAGTAGTTAAGGCTAAAAATAAACTTAATAAAGTTAAGAAAGGCCCACGAAAGTGGGAAAGAAACCTAAGAAAGAAGAAAGCACAGGAAGTGCTTAAATCTTATGTACTACCTGAAGAGGATAGTACTATTTTAAGTTTTAAAAGAAACTTGCTTGATAGAATCTTTGATAGAATCAAAAGTACATGCCATAACCAGCATTGTAACTGTAAAGATATTGCAGCTATACATGTGCAAGCTGTAATAAACACTAAAGATCCCATTATAGGGATTGACTGGAAAGATCTTCCAGACAAAAAACAACAGTTTGTACCCCATGAGTTAAGTGAGGGTCAAAAACAACAGATTAATAATATTAAAGACAAATTCCCAAATGTTTTTCAGGAAAATGTCTCTTTTGGAAAGGCTAAAGTTGAACCTTTCGATTTAAAATTAGTAGAGGGAGGTCAGAAATACCTCCAAGATCATAAACAGAAAGCTTTCCCAGTTAGAGGTGAGATGTATAACCACCTCAGGGTAGCTATGAAAGAAATGCAAGAAGCAGAGGTAGGCAATTGGAACACAACAAGTGTTGAGTACGCCTCACCTAGCTTCTTTGCTAAACAAAAAAGAAAGAATAAGCTACGCATGTGTGTAGCTTATAATGAGTTAAATAAAGTTACAGTGGATGATGTTTATCCACTACCACTCATTGAAGTGGTTATTGAAACTCTTAAAGGTAAAAAGTACTTTACCTTAATAGATTTAAGATCAGGGTTGGCAGTGCCCTATAAGTGAATTTGCCAAAAGGTTTATGGATATGATCACTTCTTGTGGTATATTTCAATATGAAGTATTACCATTTGGTGTTAAGAATGCACCATTATATTTTCAAAGGACTATGAATAATGTCCTTAAAGAAGGTTTAGGAGAGTATTGTCTAGTATATATAGATGATATAGTAGTATTCTCCGATACATTTGAAGAACACATTGAACATTTAAATAAGGTTTTTCATATGTTAGATAAAGTTAACCTGAAAGTTAATATAGAAAAGTGTAACTTTGCACTTAAACAATTAAGGTTATTAGGAAAAGTAGTAAACGGTTTTGGAGTTACTACAGATCCAACATTAATAAAGGACATGGTAGAGTTTCCACGTCCAAAAACTGCCAGACAAGTTAAACAGTTTTTAGCCCTTTTGGGTTATTACAGACATTTTATAGAGGGCTTTCAATATAAAGCTGCACCTCTTTATAAGTTGACTCATGATGACACCAAGTGGGTGTGGGATGAAATTCATGAGAAAACTTTTATAGAATTAAAAAACCTAATGGTTTCAGCTCCAATCTTGATGCACCCAGATTGGACAAAAGAATTTCATATAGCCACAGATGCCAGTAAAATAGGCATTGGAGGCATTTTAAGTCAAGCGGATGAAAATAATAAATTACATCCTGTGGCTTATTTTAGTAAAGTTTTGACAACCACACAACAGAACTATAGTACAACTGAAAGAGAAATGTTGGCTTTAGTTGAAGCCACAAGAAAGTGGAAGTCATTTTTATTTAATAGAAGGTTTGAAGCCTTCACAGATCATCAACCCTTAACTGGGTTGTGGAGAAATAAAGATCCACATGGTCGTATGGCCAGATGGCAAATGGAATTAGCTCAATTCCAATTTAATTTAAAGTACCTAAAGGGTAAACTAAATGTAGGCCCAGACTTTTTGTCTAGGATAGAAGAAGACACCCCAATAGGTGCAATAGTAAAAGTACTTGCAAAAAGCAAGCAAGTCCATCATGTAGAGGAATTAGCAGCATTTGAATGTGATGCTTTACCTAGTGATGAAGAGTGGTTAGAATTACAAAGAAAAGAAAAACCACTTCTTTCCTTAATAAATTATTTGAAAAGTAAAATCCTTCCTGATAAAAAGGAAGAAGTAAAGAAAGTTTTAAACCATGCACACAACTTTGAGTTGGATGCTAATGGTATTTTAGTAAGGATAACTAAAGTAAATCCTTATGATTTAAACCCTAGAATCAGAAGGGTAGTTCCCAAATCCCTAAGACAAAAAGTTGTTAGTTTATACCATGACAATTTGTGGAGTGGTAGTCATATGGGAAGGGATAAAACTTATTTAAAACTGAAACAAAGGTTTTACTTTGAAAATATGTTTCAGTATGTGTGCCTTTATGTAAGCACATGTCCAACCTGTCAATCA
It encodes:
- a CDS encoding DDE-type integrase/transposase/recombinase, coding for MDMITSCGIFQYEVLPFGVKNAPLYFQRTMNNVLKEGLGEYCLVYIDDIVVFSDTFEEHIEHLNKVFHMLDKVNLKVNIEKCNFALKQLRLLGKVVNGFGVTTDPTLIKDMVEFPRPKTARQVKQFLALLGYYRHFIEGFQYKAAPLYKLTHDDTKWVWDEIHEKTFIELKNLMVSAPILMHPDWTKEFHIATDASKIGIGGILSQADENNKLHPVAYFSKVLTTTQQNYSTTEREMLALVEATRKWKSFLFNRRFEAFTDHQPLTGLWRNKDPHGRMARWQMELAQFQFNLKYLKGKLNVGPDFLSRIEEDTPIGAIVKVLAKSKQVHHVEELAAFECDALPSDEEWLELQRKEKPLLSLINYLKSKILPDKKEEVKKVLNHAHNFELDANGILVRITKVNPYDLNPRIRRVVPKSLRQKVVSLYHDNLWSGSHMGRDKTYLKLKQRFYFENMFQYVCLYVSTCPTCQSIKEPHHKRMGDAGLGIIETSGPWDLVCIDLWGPRVRSVKGNKYCLTVIDSFTKWATAIPLPSKKMEVVAEELVSRVFADKGMPARLHSDKGTEFTNRTLKEVCSMLGIQKTFTTAYHPQGNAYVERIHRFFRHAITSFVREDQRNWDSLLPGLLMAYNDAVNTSTGLSPNVAFYGRALNLPMELPKAPTKEWNVMQYQEKLQYSLAKVQDHIVHQIDVRKNKNSAKGKVHLTFNKGDLVAMWQPKNVTGLSKKLIPSWQGPLEVVHSTHQGRVYYLKNTDGKELPYPISVLRLTRWADRQELQDLEDKEMTDNLSLISLSEEEVGGYNESENLQSIEQDVSSKPMVTKEPVKKKDVTQKRSEPFSRRLRTKPLKGGLRKRVSSEDPLDIYIPSKKVTLSPRVKKKYNLRQRTVASLEVHKIYSEGSLGIFSMI